The following coding sequences are from one Thermostaphylospora chromogena window:
- a CDS encoding ribose-5-phosphate isomerase, with protein sequence MTSTPLPRADGRERTAHDDDFEKEKTTMVSKRWRMAVGSDDAGLDYKEMILADLRADERVESVVDLGVPVDDPESATYGEVGIRLAEMVAAGEIDRGVLICGTGIGMAISANKVPGVRATVAHDSFSVERSILSNNCQVLTLGQRVIGPELARRLVSEWLGYEFDSSSPSNEKVSVITRYEKRAC encoded by the coding sequence GTGACCTCGACCCCGCTCCCGCGAGCGGACGGTCGCGAACGAACGGCTCACGACGACGACTTCGAGAAGGAGAAGACCACGATGGTGTCCAAGCGCTGGCGGATGGCCGTCGGTTCCGACGATGCCGGGCTGGACTACAAGGAGATGATCCTCGCCGACCTGCGCGCCGACGAGCGGGTCGAGTCGGTCGTGGACCTCGGCGTCCCGGTGGACGACCCCGAGAGCGCCACCTACGGCGAGGTCGGCATCCGGCTCGCCGAGATGGTCGCCGCCGGGGAGATCGACCGCGGTGTGCTGATCTGCGGCACCGGCATCGGCATGGCGATCAGCGCCAACAAGGTGCCCGGCGTGCGTGCCACGGTCGCCCACGACTCGTTCAGCGTGGAGCGTTCCATCCTGTCCAACAACTGCCAGGTGCTCACCCTCGGCCAGCGGGTGATCGGGCCGGAGCTGGCCCGCCGCCTGGTCAGCGAGTGGCTCGGCTACGAGTTCGACAGCTCCTCGCCGTCCAACGAGAAGGTCAGCGTCATCACCCGGTACGAGAAGCGCGCCTGCTAG
- a CDS encoding protein-tyrosine phosphatase family protein has product MTDAEAGSVRLPDGTVVRGRGLRNGPPSGPSPEFGLYLGGARLRRRHDHGLAWPRLWIDWPDFLLPRDFEQAVAGIREAHERARAGQRVEVACGGGVGRTGTALACLAVLSGVPAADAVAWTREHYHPRAVETPWQRRWITRFGERVSA; this is encoded by the coding sequence TTGACAGACGCGGAGGCGGGGAGCGTCCGGTTGCCGGACGGGACCGTGGTGCGGGGGCGCGGCCTGCGGAACGGGCCGCCGTCGGGACCGTCGCCCGAGTTCGGGCTGTACCTGGGCGGCGCCCGGCTGCGCCGCCGCCACGACCACGGACTGGCCTGGCCACGGCTGTGGATCGACTGGCCGGACTTCCTCCTGCCCCGCGACTTCGAGCAGGCGGTCGCGGGCATCCGCGAGGCGCACGAACGCGCCCGCGCCGGGCAGCGGGTCGAGGTGGCCTGCGGGGGAGGCGTCGGGCGCACCGGCACCGCCCTCGCCTGCCTCGCCGTGCTCTCCGGGGTGCCGGCCGCCGACGCCGTCGCCTGGACCAGGGAGCACTACCACCCGCGCGCCGTCGAGACCCCGTGGCAGCGCAGGTGGATCACCCGCTTCGGGGAGCGCGTGTCGGCCTGA
- a CDS encoding FGGY-family carbohydrate kinase: MGILCVDAGTTMVKAVLFDDEGRELRVARQATRVHRPAPGFSEQDMYSVWDAVVYTVRSVVHGTREPVRMLAFTGQGDGCWLVGADGRPTGPAILWNDGRAADVIDRWEREGVLDDAFRINGNYGFAGTSGAIMRWLWENDRDRLDASHKALYCDGWLFLKLTGEYAAEESDAASPFLDIRERAYSPRILELLDMPWAERLLPAVRGGGERVAGLHALAAAELRLPAGLPVVMAPFDIPATAIGIGAVAPGHACTILGTTLCTSTPLATADTSGRPAGMTLPSGVADGYLRSLAAMAGIETISWGMDLIGLHNPNWISDLAQEAPPGSDGLFFHPYLSPAGERAPFRHSDARGSISGLTFEHTKAHIARAMLEGLSYIVRECLTFAGARATELRLTGGGANSTFWCRLLADVTGVPTLRSADSEIGAKGAFITALMETGEESSAQRAVERCVTVRDVFEPDPARAALYDELYGDFLAIREGVMGEWGRLAASRARHRAAEPPPAPRPEQIVPSWEESRPSP, encoded by the coding sequence ATGGGCATCCTGTGCGTCGACGCGGGGACCACCATGGTCAAAGCCGTGCTGTTCGACGACGAGGGGCGCGAGCTGCGCGTCGCCCGCCAGGCGACGCGCGTGCATCGGCCCGCGCCCGGCTTCAGCGAACAGGACATGTACAGCGTGTGGGACGCCGTCGTCTACACGGTGCGGTCCGTGGTGCACGGCACCCGCGAACCGGTGCGGATGCTCGCGTTCACCGGGCAGGGCGACGGCTGCTGGCTGGTCGGGGCGGACGGCCGCCCCACCGGCCCGGCCATCCTTTGGAACGACGGACGGGCGGCCGACGTCATCGACCGGTGGGAACGCGAGGGCGTCCTCGACGACGCCTTCCGCATCAACGGCAACTACGGCTTCGCCGGCACCTCCGGCGCCATCATGCGCTGGCTGTGGGAGAACGACCGGGACCGGCTCGACGCCTCCCACAAGGCGCTGTACTGCGACGGCTGGCTGTTCCTCAAGCTGACCGGCGAGTACGCCGCCGAGGAGTCCGACGCCGCCTCGCCGTTCCTCGACATCCGCGAGCGCGCCTACTCCCCGCGGATCCTCGAGCTGCTGGACATGCCGTGGGCCGAGCGGCTGCTGCCGGCGGTGCGCGGCGGCGGCGAGCGCGTCGCCGGCCTGCACGCCCTCGCCGCCGCCGAGCTGCGCCTGCCCGCCGGGCTGCCGGTGGTCATGGCGCCGTTCGACATCCCGGCCACGGCCATCGGCATCGGCGCGGTCGCCCCCGGGCACGCCTGCACCATCCTCGGCACCACGCTGTGCACCAGCACGCCGCTGGCGACCGCCGACACCTCCGGCAGGCCCGCCGGGATGACGCTGCCCTCCGGCGTGGCCGACGGCTACCTGCGCTCGCTCGCCGCGATGGCCGGGATCGAGACGATCAGCTGGGGGATGGACCTGATCGGCCTGCACAACCCCAACTGGATCTCCGACCTGGCGCAGGAGGCCCCGCCCGGCTCCGACGGGCTGTTCTTCCACCCCTACCTGAGCCCGGCGGGGGAGCGAGCGCCGTTCCGCCACTCCGACGCCCGCGGCTCGATCAGCGGCCTCACCTTCGAACACACCAAGGCGCACATCGCCCGTGCCATGCTCGAAGGGCTCAGCTACATCGTGCGCGAATGCCTGACCTTCGCCGGCGCCCGCGCCACCGAGCTGCGCCTCACCGGCGGCGGCGCGAACAGCACGTTCTGGTGCCGCCTGCTCGCCGACGTCACCGGCGTGCCCACGCTCCGCTCGGCCGACTCCGAGATCGGCGCGAAGGGGGCGTTCATCACCGCGCTGATGGAGACGGGCGAGGAGAGCTCCGCGCAGCGGGCGGTGGAGCGCTGCGTCACCGTCCGCGACGTGTTCGAACCCGACCCCGCGCGGGCCGCGCTGTACGACGAGCTGTACGGCGACTTCCTCGCCATCCGGGAGGGCGTCATGGGCGAGTGGGGCCGCCTGGCCGCCTCCCGCGCCCGTCACCGCGCCGCCGAGCCGCCGCCCGCCCCGCGCCCGGAGCAGATCGTCCCCTCCTGGGAGGAGTCCCGTCCCTCCCCGTGA
- a CDS encoding NUDIX hydrolase family protein: protein MTETASGWLAPEELESVRGRMPILYVDAVPVRVDDRGVVTHVGLLLRIGADGTVSRALVSGRVLYHERVRDALLRHLEKDLGPVALPQVPLSPQPFTIAEYFPTPGVTPYHDPRQHAVSLAYIVPVAGDCRPRQDALDLVWFTPEEAASPMVQQEMTGGHGVLLKQALAHVGRLP, encoded by the coding sequence ATGACCGAAACCGCATCCGGCTGGCTCGCTCCCGAGGAGCTCGAGTCGGTGCGGGGGCGGATGCCGATCCTCTACGTCGACGCCGTGCCCGTGCGCGTGGACGACCGGGGCGTGGTGACCCACGTCGGCCTGCTGCTGCGCATCGGGGCGGACGGGACGGTCAGCCGCGCCCTGGTCTCCGGCCGCGTGCTGTACCACGAGCGGGTGCGGGACGCGCTGCTCCGCCACCTGGAGAAGGACCTCGGCCCGGTGGCGCTGCCGCAGGTGCCGCTGTCCCCGCAGCCGTTCACGATCGCGGAGTACTTCCCCACGCCCGGCGTCACGCCGTACCACGACCCGCGCCAGCACGCGGTCTCCCTGGCCTACATCGTGCCGGTCGCCGGCGACTGCCGTCCCCGGCAGGACGCGCTGGACCTGGTCTGGTTCACCCCGGAGGAGGCGGCGTCCCCGATGGTGCAGCAGGAGATGACCGGCGGCCACGGCGTGCTGCTGAAGCAGGCCCTCGCCCACGTCGGCCGTCTCCCCTGA
- a CDS encoding nucleotide triphosphate diphosphatase NUDT15, whose protein sequence is MTYSQPPIIGVGVVVRDADGRILLGRREKAGESPSWCLPGGAVEPGEDFEAAAVRELREESGIDDAGEPRVTGIVVDHPDGRVRVTAAVTVTLGATPPAVTEPRVFRAWEWFDPGALPDPLFPATANILRGDGSSYRVTRP, encoded by the coding sequence ATGACGTACTCTCAACCCCCGATCATCGGAGTGGGTGTCGTGGTGCGCGACGCCGACGGACGCATCCTGCTGGGCAGACGGGAGAAGGCCGGGGAGTCCCCGTCGTGGTGCCTGCCCGGCGGGGCGGTGGAACCGGGTGAGGACTTCGAGGCCGCGGCCGTGCGGGAGCTACGGGAGGAGAGCGGCATCGACGACGCGGGCGAGCCCCGGGTCACCGGGATCGTCGTGGACCATCCCGACGGCAGGGTGCGGGTCACGGCGGCGGTCACGGTGACGCTCGGCGCGACCCCGCCCGCGGTCACCGAGCCGCGTGTCTTCCGGGCCTGGGAGTGGTTCGACCCCGGCGCGCTGCCGGACCCGCTGTTCCCCGCCACCGCCAACATCCTGCGCGGGGACGGCTCCTCCTACCGCGTCACCCGCCCGTAG
- a CDS encoding D-ribose ABC transporter substrate-binding protein translates to MFRKIASVAATGLLALCLTSCGGSDTASTADGSGDGKGGTIAVITVDLANSYWQTEADTAKAEIEKAGYKATVNAHNSDPDKQNQLIDTAISNKVKAIILDPAGADESVPAVRKATDAGIPVFLVNAEISEQGIAKSQIISNNAQGATLGAEAWVEAMGGKGKYVELYGNPTDNNAQVRSDGYAAVISAYPDLEKVGQETANWDRVQGKEKMEGLIAAHPDIDGVIAGNDEMALGAIEALKDAGMIDKVKVLGFDGNADAVQAVKDGTMVATVLQPIVQGTKNAVAQAISYIEKGETGVPDEKQSIDCVLITKDNADKYTAPFVLEE, encoded by the coding sequence ATGTTCCGAAAGATCGCCTCCGTCGCGGCGACAGGGCTCCTGGCCCTGTGCCTGACCTCGTGCGGCGGCTCCGACACCGCGTCCACGGCCGACGGCTCCGGCGACGGCAAGGGCGGCACCATCGCCGTCATCACCGTCGACCTGGCCAACTCCTACTGGCAGACCGAGGCGGACACCGCCAAGGCCGAGATCGAGAAGGCCGGGTACAAGGCGACGGTCAACGCCCACAACTCAGACCCCGACAAGCAGAATCAGCTCATCGACACCGCCATCAGCAACAAGGTCAAGGCCATCATCCTCGACCCGGCCGGCGCCGACGAGTCGGTGCCCGCCGTGCGCAAGGCCACCGACGCCGGCATCCCGGTGTTCCTGGTGAACGCCGAGATCTCCGAGCAGGGCATCGCCAAGTCGCAGATCATCTCCAACAACGCCCAGGGCGCCACCCTCGGCGCCGAGGCGTGGGTCGAGGCGATGGGCGGCAAGGGCAAGTACGTCGAGCTGTACGGCAACCCCACCGACAACAACGCCCAGGTGCGCTCCGACGGCTACGCCGCCGTCATCTCCGCCTACCCCGACCTGGAGAAGGTCGGCCAGGAGACCGCGAACTGGGACCGGGTCCAGGGCAAGGAGAAGATGGAGGGCCTCATCGCCGCCCACCCGGACATCGACGGCGTCATCGCCGGCAACGACGAGATGGCCCTCGGCGCGATCGAGGCGCTCAAGGACGCCGGGATGATCGACAAGGTCAAGGTCCTCGGCTTCGACGGCAACGCCGACGCCGTCCAGGCCGTCAAGGACGGCACCATGGTCGCCACCGTTCTGCAGCCCATCGTCCAGGGCACCAAGAACGCCGTCGCCCAGGCGATCTCCTACATCGAGAAGGGCGAGACCGGCGTCCCGGACGAGAAGCAGAGCATCGACTGCGTGCTGATCACCAAGGACAACGCCGACAAGTACACCGCGCCGTTCGTCCTGGAGGAGTAG
- a CDS encoding DeoR/GlpR family DNA-binding transcription regulator: protein MRKNKARQNQIADLILEHGSMTAQELAERFGVSVMTIHRDLDELERQGVLRKARGVATAQPSGVFESRVAFRHATAVEQKRRIARAALRHVEPGMSLILDDSTTVLHMVKGLGEHAPLHVATNFLAGLNQLTAVPDIRVIAIGGDYDPLHDSFQGMHAIEAIEAIHADALFMSTSAVSGGHAYHQEDRVVAFKRAMIESASARYLLVDHTKLDKTALHRLAPLTDFDLVITDSGVSPEALAALEAAGVPVEVAP, encoded by the coding sequence GTGCGGAAGAACAAGGCTCGTCAGAACCAGATCGCCGACCTCATCCTCGAACACGGGTCGATGACCGCCCAGGAGCTCGCCGAACGGTTCGGCGTGAGCGTCATGACCATCCACCGCGACCTGGACGAGCTGGAGCGGCAGGGCGTGCTGCGCAAGGCGCGCGGCGTGGCCACCGCCCAGCCCAGCGGGGTGTTCGAATCGCGGGTGGCGTTCCGGCACGCCACCGCCGTGGAGCAGAAGCGCCGCATCGCGCGTGCCGCGCTGCGGCACGTCGAACCCGGCATGTCGCTGATCCTGGACGACTCGACGACCGTGCTGCACATGGTCAAAGGGCTGGGTGAGCATGCGCCGCTGCACGTGGCCACGAACTTCCTCGCCGGGCTCAACCAGCTGACCGCCGTGCCGGACATACGGGTCATCGCGATCGGCGGCGACTACGACCCCCTGCACGACTCCTTCCAAGGCATGCACGCCATCGAAGCCATCGAGGCGATCCATGCCGACGCCCTGTTCATGTCCACCTCGGCCGTCTCCGGCGGCCACGCCTACCACCAGGAGGACCGCGTCGTGGCGTTCAAGCGCGCGATGATCGAGTCAGCTTCGGCGCGCTACCTACTCGTAGATCACACCAAGCTCGACAAGACCGCGCTCCACCGGCTCGCCCCGTTGACCGACTTCGACCTCGTGATCACCGATTCCGGGGTGAGCCCGGAGGCCCTGGCCGCCTTGGAGGCGGCGGGCGTCCCCGTCGAGGTGGCGCCGTGA
- a CDS encoding glycerol-3-phosphate dehydrogenase/oxidase, translated as MSNGRLSPASRAAAMARLAREEYDVLVIGGGVTGAGAALDAATRGLKVALVEMRDYAAGTSSRSGKLIHGGLRYLEQLELGLVRESLRERRLLFKRLAPHLLRPIRFLYPLRHRVWERAYLGAGLILYDTIGGAGAVPPHRHLSRAKALALAPGLASESLVGAVTFYDTQFDDSRHTLELVRTAVAHGADAASAVKVVGFDVADGRVRGVTVQDLESGGTFGIRARHVVNATGVWTDRLHALAGRRPRFSVKASKGVHIMVPKEKIPSAVSLFVRAEDSVLFVRSWGRHWLIGTTDTGWDGGLDHPAATSTDIDYLLRNVNAVLRVPIGREDIDGVFAGLRPLIRGDAGTTSALSRSHAVETFMPGLTTVTGGKYTTYRVMAADAIDAAVAGLGRAVPPSRTAHVPTVGAAGYREVRARRAALAASAGLPVERVERLLRRYGSLTEDLVDLIADRPELGRPIEGAPGYLMAEAVYAVTHEGALHIDDVLARRTHISIEYRDRGVAAARAVAPVIGAELGWDADRVAEEVDFYRARVEAELAAQRLPDDESAEAVRNRIKDPRLRVADGERP; from the coding sequence ATGTCGAACGGCCGGCTGAGCCCCGCCAGCAGAGCGGCGGCCATGGCCCGACTCGCCCGCGAGGAGTACGACGTCCTCGTGATCGGCGGCGGCGTGACCGGCGCCGGCGCCGCACTCGACGCCGCCACCCGCGGGTTGAAGGTCGCCCTCGTCGAGATGCGGGACTATGCCGCGGGCACCTCGAGCCGGTCCGGCAAGCTCATCCACGGCGGGCTGCGCTACCTGGAGCAGCTGGAGCTGGGACTGGTCCGCGAGTCGCTGCGCGAACGGCGGCTGCTGTTCAAGCGCCTCGCCCCCCACCTGCTGCGGCCCATCCGCTTCCTCTACCCGCTGCGCCACAGGGTGTGGGAGCGCGCCTACCTCGGCGCGGGCCTCATCCTGTACGACACCATCGGCGGCGCGGGCGCGGTTCCGCCCCACCGCCACCTGTCCCGCGCGAAGGCGCTCGCCCTGGCCCCCGGGCTCGCGAGCGAGTCCCTGGTCGGCGCGGTCACCTTCTACGACACCCAGTTCGACGACTCGCGGCACACCCTCGAACTCGTGCGCACCGCGGTCGCGCACGGCGCCGACGCCGCCTCCGCCGTGAAGGTCGTCGGCTTCGACGTCGCCGACGGCCGGGTGCGCGGCGTCACCGTCCAAGACCTGGAGAGCGGCGGCACCTTCGGCATCCGCGCCCGGCACGTGGTGAACGCGACCGGGGTGTGGACCGACCGGCTGCACGCGCTCGCCGGACGGCGGCCCCGCTTCAGCGTCAAGGCGTCCAAGGGCGTGCACATCATGGTGCCCAAGGAGAAGATCCCCAGCGCGGTCTCCCTGTTCGTGCGGGCCGAGGACAGCGTGCTGTTCGTGCGCTCCTGGGGACGGCACTGGCTCATCGGCACCACCGACACCGGCTGGGACGGCGGGCTGGACCACCCGGCCGCCACCTCCACCGACATCGATTACCTGCTGCGCAACGTCAACGCCGTGCTGCGCGTCCCCATCGGCCGCGAAGACATCGACGGCGTCTTCGCCGGGCTGCGCCCGCTCATCCGCGGCGACGCCGGCACCACCAGCGCGCTCAGCCGCAGCCACGCCGTCGAGACGTTCATGCCCGGCCTCACCACGGTCACCGGCGGCAAGTACACCACCTACCGGGTCATGGCCGCCGACGCGATCGACGCCGCCGTCGCCGGGCTCGGCCGCGCCGTCCCGCCCTCGCGCACCGCGCACGTGCCCACCGTCGGCGCGGCCGGATACCGCGAGGTGAGGGCGCGCCGGGCCGCGCTGGCCGCCTCCGCGGGCCTCCCCGTCGAACGGGTGGAGCGCCTGCTGCGCCGGTACGGATCGCTCACCGAGGACCTGGTCGACCTCATCGCCGACCGGCCCGAGCTGGGCCGGCCCATCGAGGGCGCGCCCGGCTATCTCATGGCCGAGGCCGTCTACGCCGTCACCCACGAGGGGGCGCTGCACATCGACGACGTGCTGGCCCGCCGCACGCACATCTCGATCGAGTACCGCGACCGGGGCGTGGCCGCGGCCCGCGCCGTCGCGCCCGTCATCGGCGCGGAGCTGGGCTGGGACGCCGACCGCGTGGCAGAGGAGGTCGACTTCTACCGGGCACGGGTGGAGGCCGAACTCGCGGCGCAACGGCTTCCCGACGACGAATCGGCCGAAGCGGTCCGCAATAGGATCAAGGATCCCCGGCTCCGAGTGGCGGACGGGGAACGGCCGTGA
- a CDS encoding HAD family hydrolase, translating to MSAHQDPSRPAAPRRAGDPFGSRVAGRTVAGVVFDMDGVIVESEHLWEIAWRDFSESRGRPWSLSDTLAVQGMSAPEWAAYLAEHVGAPGDADVARAHCVSDLVGRIEGGEAKLLPGARELVTEVSRRVPIALASSAARDVIDAVLGHYDLAGLFTATVSSEEVPRGKPSPDVYLAAVGKLGITPDTGLAVEDSSNGIRAAHAAGLLVVGIPNPTYPPKPEAAALADHLAADHVEAREFILARLSEGAHR from the coding sequence GTGAGCGCCCACCAAGACCCGTCCCGGCCCGCCGCTCCGCGCCGGGCCGGCGACCCGTTCGGGAGCCGGGTCGCCGGCCGGACGGTCGCCGGCGTCGTGTTCGACATGGACGGGGTGATCGTGGAGAGCGAGCACCTGTGGGAGATCGCCTGGCGGGACTTCTCCGAGTCCCGGGGCCGCCCGTGGAGCCTGTCGGACACCCTCGCCGTCCAGGGGATGAGCGCCCCCGAGTGGGCCGCCTACCTGGCCGAGCACGTCGGCGCGCCCGGCGACGCCGACGTGGCCCGCGCCCACTGCGTGTCCGACCTCGTCGGCCGCATCGAAGGAGGCGAGGCCAAGCTGCTGCCCGGAGCGCGGGAACTGGTCACCGAGGTGAGCCGGCGGGTGCCGATCGCCCTGGCGTCCTCGGCCGCGCGGGACGTCATCGACGCCGTGCTCGGCCACTACGACCTGGCCGGCCTGTTCACCGCCACCGTCTCCAGCGAGGAGGTGCCGCGCGGCAAGCCGAGCCCCGACGTCTACCTCGCCGCGGTGGGGAAGCTCGGCATCACCCCCGACACCGGCCTGGCCGTGGAGGACTCCAGCAACGGCATCCGCGCCGCACACGCCGCCGGCCTGCTCGTGGTCGGCATCCCCAACCCCACCTATCCACCCAAACCCGAGGCCGCCGCGCTGGCGGACCATCTCGCGGCTGACCACGTGGAGGCGCGCGAATTCATCCTCGCGCGCCTTTCGGAGGGAGCACACCGATGA
- the nfi gene encoding deoxyribonuclease V (cleaves DNA at apurinic or apyrimidinic sites), giving the protein MPDDRLAAPAPWPTTVEEALAVQERLRPLVDLADDPTGADASGVRHVAGLDVGYGAGDEVTGAVVVLDAGTLQVVDRAVVRERARFPYVPGLFAFRELPPLLAALERLRITPELLICDGYGLAHPRRFGLACHLGVLTGLPTVGVAKTAFVGRYDTPAPERGAWTPIVLDGEVVGRALRTRDGVKPVFVSQGHRVGLETACAHVLRLAPRYRIPEPIRQADRLSRS; this is encoded by the coding sequence ATGCCTGACGACCGCCTGGCCGCGCCGGCCCCGTGGCCGACCACCGTCGAGGAGGCGCTGGCCGTTCAGGAGCGGCTGCGCCCGCTGGTGGACCTGGCCGACGATCCGACGGGCGCGGACGCCTCCGGCGTCCGGCACGTCGCCGGCCTCGACGTGGGGTACGGCGCCGGGGACGAGGTGACCGGGGCGGTCGTGGTCCTCGACGCCGGGACGTTGCAGGTCGTCGACCGGGCGGTGGTCCGCGAGCGGGCCCGCTTCCCGTACGTGCCGGGCCTGTTCGCCTTCCGCGAGCTGCCGCCGCTGCTGGCTGCCCTGGAGCGGCTGCGGATCACCCCCGAGCTGCTGATCTGCGACGGCTACGGCCTGGCCCACCCGCGCCGTTTCGGCCTGGCCTGCCACCTGGGCGTGCTGACCGGCCTGCCCACCGTGGGCGTGGCCAAGACCGCCTTCGTCGGCCGCTACGACACGCCCGCGCCCGAGCGCGGCGCGTGGACGCCGATCGTCTTGGACGGTGAGGTCGTCGGCCGCGCGCTGCGCACCCGAGACGGCGTGAAACCGGTCTTCGTCTCCCAGGGGCACCGCGTCGGCCTGGAGACGGCCTGCGCGCACGTGCTGCGGCTCGCCCCCCGCTACCGGATCCCCGAGCCCATCCGCCAGGCCGACCGCCTGTCCCGCTCATGA
- a CDS encoding dihydroxyacetone kinase family protein, with the protein MTKVYNDPADFKNEVLDGFALAYPGYVERVPGASGFIRRGGPRAGKVSLVIGGGSGHYPSYSGVTGVGFADGAVLGDVFTSPSAEQVYRVARAAHGGAGLVLAFGNYAGDRLNFGAAADRLRGEGVDVRIVYVTDDIASAGPDEAERRRGIAGTFTVYKIGGAAAERGDDLDEVERLMRKANAATFSFGVAFAGCTFPGQSEPLFTVAPRTMDFGLGIHGEPGVRSDEWMPAAKVAAALVEPILAERPEGATRAAVLLNGLGATKYEELFLLWGNVCPLLADAGVELVLPEVGELVTSLDMAGCSLSITWLDDELEELWRAPADTPAFRRGQARTAETFERYVAPDETAAADGSAVTASPASERAADVARKALRAMAAAVAENEEELARLDAVAGDGDHGSGMMRGLRAAQEAADTARGGVGSVLSAAADAFGDRAGGTSGVLWGVLLRTIGRTLGDQDPVDAARLAQAVRRGAEAMRDFGEARLGDKTMLDAIFPFADALDAALAEGRPLGEAWDTAARAAVQAAAATADLVPKVGRARPLAERSVGTPDPGATSMGLVLTAAGDALRDAACG; encoded by the coding sequence ATGACGAAGGTCTACAACGATCCGGCCGATTTCAAGAACGAGGTCCTGGACGGCTTCGCCCTGGCCTACCCCGGCTACGTCGAACGGGTGCCCGGCGCGTCCGGGTTCATCCGGCGCGGCGGGCCGCGTGCGGGCAAGGTCAGCCTCGTCATCGGCGGCGGCTCCGGCCACTACCCGTCGTACTCGGGCGTGACCGGGGTCGGCTTCGCCGACGGCGCCGTCCTCGGCGACGTGTTCACCTCCCCCTCGGCCGAACAGGTCTACCGGGTCGCCCGCGCCGCGCACGGCGGGGCCGGGCTCGTCCTGGCGTTCGGCAACTACGCCGGGGACCGGCTCAACTTCGGCGCCGCCGCGGACCGGCTGCGCGGCGAAGGCGTGGACGTGCGCATCGTGTACGTCACCGACGACATCGCCTCCGCCGGGCCGGACGAGGCCGAACGGCGGCGCGGCATCGCCGGCACCTTCACCGTCTACAAGATCGGCGGTGCGGCGGCGGAGCGCGGTGACGACCTGGACGAGGTGGAGCGGCTCATGCGCAAGGCCAACGCCGCCACCTTCTCCTTCGGCGTCGCCTTCGCCGGCTGCACCTTCCCCGGCCAGTCCGAGCCGCTGTTCACCGTCGCCCCGCGCACGATGGACTTCGGCCTGGGCATCCACGGCGAGCCCGGGGTCCGCAGCGACGAGTGGATGCCCGCCGCCAAGGTCGCCGCCGCCCTGGTCGAGCCGATCCTCGCCGAGCGCCCCGAGGGCGCCACCCGCGCCGCCGTCCTCCTCAACGGCCTGGGCGCCACCAAGTACGAGGAGTTGTTCCTGCTGTGGGGGAACGTCTGCCCCCTGCTCGCCGACGCCGGCGTCGAGCTCGTGCTCCCCGAGGTCGGTGAGCTGGTCACCAGCCTCGACATGGCCGGCTGCTCGCTGTCGATCACCTGGCTCGACGACGAGCTGGAGGAGCTGTGGCGGGCCCCGGCCGACACCCCCGCCTTCCGCCGCGGCCAGGCCCGTACCGCCGAGACGTTCGAACGGTACGTCGCGCCCGACGAGACCGCCGCCGCCGACGGCTCCGCCGTGACGGCGAGCCCCGCCTCCGAACGGGCCGCCGACGTGGCCAGGAAGGCGCTGCGCGCCATGGCCGCCGCCGTCGCCGAGAACGAGGAGGAACTGGCCCGGCTGGACGCGGTCGCCGGTGACGGCGACCACGGCTCGGGCATGATGCGCGGCCTGCGCGCCGCCCAGGAGGCCGCCGACACCGCCCGCGGAGGCGTCGGCAGCGTCCTGTCCGCCGCCGCCGACGCCTTCGGCGACCGGGCCGGCGGCACCTCCGGCGTGCTGTGGGGCGTGCTGCTGCGCACGATCGGGCGCACCCTCGGCGACCAGGACCCGGTCGACGCCGCCCGGCTCGCCCAGGCCGTACGGCGGGGCGCCGAGGCGATGCGCGACTTCGGCGAGGCCCGGCTCGGCGACAAGACCATGCTGGACGCGATCTTCCCGTTCGCCGACGCGCTGGACGCGGCCCTCGCCGAGGGACGCCCGCTCGGCGAGGCGTGGGACACCGCGGCGCGGGCCGCCGTCCAGGCCGCCGCGGCAACCGCCGACCTGGTGCCCAAGGTCGGCCGGGCCCGGCCCCTGGCCGAGCGCAGCGTCGGCACCCCCGACCCCGGGGCCACCTCGATGGGCTTGGTCCTCACCGCCGCCGGCGACGCGCTGCGCGACGCCGCCTGCGGGTGA